TCCATATGAGTGAATGGCTGTTTAGTATTCTTCCGGGTTCGGATCAGTCTTCTCCATCTCCAGAGACGCTGCCAGCAAACCGAGACGCGCCACTACACCATACATATAGAAGCGGTTCGGTGCAGTGGTGCCTGGCTTGGCCAGCATATCCGGCAACGCATGCTGCTGGGCGAAGGCGAGCGGCACAAAATGGGCGCCGGGGGCGTTCAGGTTTTCGTTGATGCCGCGTTCCGCATGGACCCGATAGAAACCGCCGACCACGTAGCGGTCGATCATATAGACCACCGGTTCCGCAACCGCATCGTTGATGTGCTCGAAGGTGTGCACGCCTTCCTGGATGATCAGGTCATGGATTTCGCCATCAACCTTGCCTTGTGACAGCTTCTCGCGCTGCTTGCGGCTGAGTTCCTTGATCTGGCCGACTTCGGTCACGCTCATCACGCCCATGCCTTCGGTGCCGGCATCAGCCTTGACGATGACGAACGGTTTCTCGGTGATGCCGTATTCTTTGTATTTCTTGCGAATCTTCGCCAGCAGCGAGCTGACGCTGGCAGCCAATTTGTCTTCGCCGTCGCTGGCCTGGAAATCGACCTGGTCAACCTTGGCGAAGAACGGATTCAGCATCCACGGATCGACATCGACCAGCTTGGCGAATTTTTTCACTACATCGTCGTAGGCGGAGAAATGGTTGCTCTTGCGACGCACGGTCCAACCGGCGTGCAGCGGCGGCAGCAGGTTTTGCTC
This DNA window, taken from Collimonas arenae, encodes the following:
- the gshA gene encoding glutamate--cysteine ligase, translated to MVPHLVTALNGPLLDLEKKILAATPAIERWFRMEWQEHTPPFYCSVDLRNSGFKLAPVDTNLFPGGFNNLSPEMLPLAVQAAMAAIEKYCPDAKNLLLLPEQNTRNTFYLQNVARLMQIFRQTGLHVRLGSLSPDLKEAKTIELPDGSTITLEPLERSANGRRLGLKNFDPCTILLNNDLSSGTPGILEDLNEQNLLPPLHAGWTVRRKSNHFSAYDDVVKKFAKLVDVDPWMLNPFFAKVDQVDFQASDGEDKLAASVSSLLAKIRKKYKEYGITEKPFVIVKADAGTEGMGVMSVTEVGQIKELSRKQREKLSQGKVDGEIHDLIIQEGVHTFEHINDAVAEPVVYMIDRYVVGGFYRVHAERGINENLNAPGAHFVPLAFAQQHALPDMLAKPGTTAPNRFYMYGVVARLGLLAASLEMEKTDPNPEEY